A single Actinomadura algeriensis DNA region contains:
- a CDS encoding family 78 glycoside hydrolase catalytic domain — protein sequence MTNEKGMSRRRFLTASAAGTAGAVVLGSATGPLAGTAAAAPARGAARRAPSGLLTSLLPDGLGVRDAKPRLSWQVADLGHGTTQTHYQLQFATTPRRLERGPHAWDSGRVASAASVAVPYGGPALADETAYWWRVRTFDGRRASRWSAPALLATGVGEWTADPIWAPAAEAPGDGVLTARVRITSVAASLWFRASGTGANYLWQLRAGTPGVLKKHVCVNGAYRVLEEKRLPVPVETGRWYDVAIAMSGDTFTTSIGGTDVDTTTDGTHRTGTVGMRNGSSESSAWDRVTFTAADGTVVLDEDFAADRGTFSAGTVEDGALTLGRGQSTLSSAGSPDDDWALLRTEFTLPRKEIAAAVLHVAAQSPEPTRQYPAKIWANGEVAGFASMRSGAAAPKYHSFDVTRLLRPGRRNALAALAFTTADKRFVARLVVTHTDGTTETVDTGRAWKARRQAGMLRDAGTFGTGFYHGRQEYWDMRDEPAGWTHPGFDDAKWEPAAVKDAIEGLRPALIEPVRLHDVRPESVREIAPGTWLVDLGREIVGGLRLSVRGRDGQTIEVRLGEELNEDGTVRHALRAQVTYREIWTLRDGRQTIEHWGYRGFRYAQLITEDGLDLSGAVTGRFWRADWDDGAASFASSDPDLDRVYEMCRYSIEATRGDLYIDTPTRERGPYEGDALINQASEYGVQRSFALARASDAFLARNHTWPTEYRLMNVMSAWQDYLHTGDPEQLAADYDVLAEKHLTRFLGADGLVHKDPGRSSQDLGDLVDWPASNRDGYVFTEVNTVVNACQYAAFDAMAKIADVLGRKADADDWRGKATKLAKAMRETLLDAANGRFVDGVGTGHGAQHATAYPVALGVAGPGTVPDDVLAALGRTLAAGGMKVSVYGAQFLLDALFAAGRAEDAIGLMTATGRNGWLHMMDDLGATIVAEAWDPSLKPNMTFSHAWGSAPANAVPRHVLGVRVTAPGAAGIEVRPRPGALTRVEGRVPTVRGPVSVALHRERGYRLDVDVPPNTSARVVVELGDDDPRRYRVTGPHARAPRATGRDVTGRLLTIGPVGSGRISVIRTGGKS from the coding sequence ATGACCAACGAAAAGGGCATGAGCCGCCGCCGGTTCCTGACGGCCTCGGCCGCCGGGACGGCCGGTGCCGTCGTCCTCGGCTCCGCGACCGGCCCCCTCGCCGGCACCGCCGCCGCGGCCCCCGCCCGGGGGGCCGCGCGGCGGGCGCCGTCCGGGCTGCTGACCTCGCTGCTCCCGGACGGCCTCGGCGTGCGGGACGCGAAGCCGCGGCTGAGCTGGCAGGTCGCCGACCTCGGCCACGGCACGACCCAGACCCACTACCAGCTCCAGTTCGCGACCACCCCGCGCCGGCTCGAACGCGGCCCGCACGCGTGGGACAGCGGCCGCGTCGCGTCGGCCGCGTCCGTCGCCGTCCCGTACGGCGGCCCGGCCCTCGCCGACGAGACGGCGTACTGGTGGCGGGTCCGGACGTTCGACGGGCGCCGCGCGTCCCGCTGGTCGGCGCCCGCGCTGCTCGCCACCGGCGTGGGGGAGTGGACGGCCGACCCGATCTGGGCTCCGGCGGCCGAGGCCCCCGGCGACGGCGTCCTCACCGCCCGGGTGCGGATCACGTCCGTCGCCGCGAGCCTGTGGTTCCGGGCGTCCGGCACCGGCGCCAACTACCTCTGGCAACTGCGCGCCGGGACGCCCGGCGTGCTGAAGAAGCACGTGTGCGTGAACGGCGCCTACCGTGTCCTGGAGGAGAAGCGCCTGCCCGTCCCCGTCGAGACGGGACGCTGGTACGACGTCGCGATCGCGATGTCCGGCGACACGTTCACCACCTCGATCGGCGGGACGGACGTCGACACGACGACCGACGGCACGCACCGCACGGGCACGGTCGGGATGCGCAACGGCTCGAGCGAGTCGAGCGCGTGGGACCGCGTCACGTTCACGGCCGCGGACGGCACGGTCGTCCTCGACGAGGACTTCGCCGCCGACCGCGGCACGTTCTCCGCCGGGACGGTCGAGGACGGCGCCCTCACGCTCGGCAGGGGGCAGTCGACGCTGTCGTCGGCGGGCTCGCCCGACGACGATTGGGCGCTGCTGCGCACGGAGTTCACGCTTCCCCGCAAGGAGATCGCGGCGGCCGTCCTGCACGTGGCCGCGCAGTCGCCGGAGCCGACCCGCCAGTACCCGGCGAAGATCTGGGCGAACGGCGAGGTCGCGGGGTTCGCGTCGATGCGGTCGGGGGCCGCGGCGCCGAAGTACCACTCGTTCGACGTGACGCGGCTGCTGCGGCCCGGCCGCCGCAACGCGCTCGCCGCGCTCGCGTTCACCACCGCCGACAAGCGGTTCGTCGCCCGTCTCGTCGTCACGCACACCGACGGGACGACCGAGACCGTCGACACGGGCCGCGCGTGGAAGGCGCGCCGCCAGGCGGGGATGCTGCGCGACGCGGGCACGTTCGGCACCGGGTTCTACCACGGCCGCCAGGAGTACTGGGACATGCGGGACGAGCCCGCGGGCTGGACGCACCCGGGGTTCGACGACGCGAAGTGGGAACCGGCCGCCGTCAAGGACGCGATCGAGGGCCTGCGGCCGGCGCTCATCGAGCCCGTCCGGCTGCACGACGTCCGTCCGGAGTCCGTCAGGGAGATCGCGCCCGGCACGTGGCTCGTCGACCTCGGCCGGGAGATCGTCGGCGGCCTGCGCCTGTCGGTGCGCGGCCGGGACGGGCAGACGATCGAGGTGCGGCTCGGCGAGGAGCTGAACGAGGACGGCACGGTCCGGCACGCGCTGCGCGCCCAGGTCACCTACCGGGAGATCTGGACGCTGCGCGACGGCCGCCAGACCATCGAGCACTGGGGCTACCGCGGGTTCCGGTACGCGCAGCTCATCACCGAGGACGGCCTCGACCTCTCCGGCGCGGTCACCGGACGGTTCTGGCGCGCCGACTGGGACGACGGCGCCGCGTCGTTCGCCAGCTCCGACCCCGACCTCGACCGCGTGTACGAGATGTGCCGGTACTCGATCGAGGCGACGCGCGGCGACCTGTACATCGACACCCCGACCCGCGAGCGGGGCCCGTACGAGGGCGACGCGCTGATCAACCAGGCGTCCGAGTACGGGGTGCAGCGCTCGTTCGCGCTGGCCCGCGCGTCCGACGCGTTCCTCGCCCGCAACCACACCTGGCCGACCGAGTACCGGCTGATGAACGTGATGTCGGCGTGGCAGGACTACCTGCACACCGGCGATCCCGAGCAGCTCGCCGCCGACTACGACGTCCTGGCGGAAAAGCACCTGACGCGGTTCCTCGGCGCCGACGGCCTCGTCCACAAGGATCCGGGCCGCTCCAGCCAGGACCTCGGCGACCTCGTCGACTGGCCCGCCTCCAACCGGGACGGGTACGTGTTCACCGAGGTCAACACGGTCGTGAACGCCTGCCAGTACGCGGCGTTCGACGCGATGGCGAAGATCGCGGACGTCCTCGGCAGGAAGGCCGACGCGGACGACTGGCGCGGCAAGGCGACGAAGCTCGCGAAGGCGATGCGCGAGACCCTGCTGGACGCCGCGAACGGACGGTTCGTCGACGGCGTCGGCACCGGCCACGGCGCCCAGCACGCCACCGCGTACCCCGTGGCGCTCGGCGTCGCCGGGCCCGGCACCGTCCCCGACGACGTCCTGGCCGCGCTCGGGCGGACGCTCGCCGCCGGAGGCATGAAAGTAAGCGTTTACGGGGCGCAGTTCCTCCTCGACGCCCTGTTCGCCGCCGGACGGGCCGAGGACGCGATCGGCCTCATGACGGCCACCGGCAGGAACGGCTGGCTGCACATGATGGACGACCTCGGCGCCACGATCGTCGCCGAGGCGTGGGACCCGTCGCTGAAGCCGAACATGACGTTCTCGCACGCGTGGGGCTCGGCGCCCGCGAACGCCGTCCCGCGCCACGTCCTCGGGGTGCGGGTGACGGCCCCGGGAGCCGCCGGGATCGAGGTCCGGCCGCGCCCCGGCGCCCTCACCCGCGTCGAGGGCCGCGTCCCGACCGTCCGCGGGCCCGTCTCCGTCGCGCTGCACCGCGAGCGCGGATACCGCCTCGACGTCGACGTCCCGCCCAACACGTCCGCCCGCGTCGTCGTCGAGCTCGGCGACGACGACCCGCGCCGCTACCGCGTCACCGGACCCCACGCCCGCGCCCCCCGCGCCACGGGCCGCGATGTCACCGGCCGGCTCCTCACCATCGGCCCGGTCGGCTCCGGCCGCATTTCAGTGATCCGCACAGGAGGAAAGAGTTGA
- a CDS encoding family 78 glycoside hydrolase catalytic domain, with protein MSPHRPHRPLLSTVTAAALLAATAVALPGTAQAALKAGHAPQAPAHLTVDDQSRPLNVEGAPLFGWWPRDRDPGEVQTAYEVEVRDASGEEVWDSGRVRSGRQEYVAYAGESLKPGATYTWRVRTWDRTGKRSPWSRSASFDTGIRDGDWGASWIRRATDDPDEYTLARRDFTAGRSKIVRARVHVAAGQQFVLHLNGETIERGAAFAHPDEGFYETVDVTSKVREGRANTIGALYHWYGSGQGRPKGAPGLLVRLVIDHADGTRQVIVTDGSWKVSPGPWKDAPRRNGDGGDYIEEFDGTAVQDGWDAPGFDDASWQAPEVAGEHPTEVFSHLQGQEADLEHETVRPVKVTRLDSGALVADFGKVIPAVPVVRFRDGEAGRRVEMHAGYRLADDGTVSRDGDDNQSTNLAYGYTQRDGDQTFRALTFVGWRYLEIAPGSGASERDIAAVVQHTEVDRKAKLRTSDRGVNAAYDLMARSALYGSQEQFLDTPTREKGQFLGDSVDISKAMMGAYGARRLTRQAIREFMSSQERYWPDGRLNAVYPNGDGKRDIPDYTEMFPGWVWDYYEQSGDTATLTDAYPVMTAVAGYVRRHVDSGTGLVTNLEGGSGQYKYGIIDWPATMRYGHDMDTAARTVINVLGVDVLNATARAAETLGEKDEAARLRADAAALTEAINERLRRDDGVYIDGLKSDGARSAHASQIANAYALAYGVAPAGSRAAIEEYVAGLGMRMGPMTAHRLLEALAGRPGDVVERLTDTEGPGWGNILARGGTFTWESWDAREEGQSLSHPWGATSLIEIQKTLLGVTVTSPAAATVRIAPPESGVGEASGTVPVQRGDVGVNWKRSGRGLSLTVDVPVNVRAEVRVPARSARDVHVSGRDRARFVRMEDGHAVFEVGSGRVHFRSNHL; from the coding sequence ATGTCCCCCCACCGCCCCCACCGCCCCCTGCTCTCCACCGTCACCGCCGCGGCGCTGCTCGCCGCCACCGCCGTCGCCCTCCCCGGCACCGCCCAGGCCGCGCTGAAGGCCGGGCACGCGCCGCAGGCCCCGGCCCACCTGACCGTCGACGACCAGTCCCGCCCGCTGAACGTCGAGGGCGCGCCGCTGTTCGGCTGGTGGCCGCGCGACCGCGACCCCGGCGAGGTCCAGACCGCGTACGAAGTCGAGGTGCGCGACGCGTCCGGAGAGGAGGTGTGGGACAGCGGCCGCGTCCGCTCCGGCCGCCAGGAGTACGTCGCGTACGCCGGGGAGTCGCTGAAGCCCGGCGCGACCTACACGTGGCGGGTCCGCACCTGGGACCGCACCGGGAAGCGCTCCCCCTGGTCGCGGTCCGCGTCGTTCGACACCGGCATCCGCGACGGGGACTGGGGCGCGAGCTGGATCCGGCGCGCGACCGACGACCCCGACGAGTACACCCTCGCCCGCAGGGACTTCACCGCCGGACGATCGAAGATCGTGCGGGCCCGCGTGCACGTGGCCGCCGGGCAGCAGTTCGTCCTGCACCTCAACGGCGAGACGATCGAGCGCGGCGCGGCGTTCGCGCACCCCGACGAAGGGTTCTACGAGACCGTCGACGTCACCTCGAAGGTCCGCGAGGGCCGCGCGAACACGATCGGCGCGCTGTACCACTGGTACGGGTCCGGGCAGGGACGGCCGAAGGGCGCGCCGGGCCTGCTCGTCCGGCTCGTCATCGACCACGCCGATGGAACGCGCCAGGTGATCGTGACCGACGGGTCGTGGAAGGTGTCTCCCGGCCCGTGGAAGGACGCCCCGCGCCGCAACGGCGACGGCGGCGACTACATCGAGGAGTTCGACGGCACGGCGGTCCAGGACGGCTGGGACGCGCCGGGCTTCGACGACGCGTCCTGGCAGGCGCCCGAGGTCGCCGGGGAGCACCCCACCGAGGTGTTCTCGCACCTGCAGGGCCAGGAGGCCGACCTCGAGCACGAGACGGTCCGGCCGGTGAAGGTGACGCGCCTCGACTCCGGTGCGCTGGTCGCCGACTTCGGCAAGGTGATCCCGGCCGTTCCCGTCGTCCGGTTCCGGGACGGCGAGGCGGGACGCCGTGTCGAGATGCACGCCGGGTACCGGCTCGCCGACGACGGCACGGTGTCCCGCGACGGCGACGACAACCAGAGCACGAACCTCGCGTACGGGTACACGCAGCGCGACGGGGACCAGACGTTCCGGGCGCTGACGTTCGTCGGATGGCGCTACCTGGAGATCGCCCCCGGCTCCGGCGCGTCCGAGCGCGACATCGCGGCCGTCGTGCAGCACACCGAGGTCGACCGGAAGGCGAAGCTGCGCACCTCCGACCGGGGGGTGAACGCGGCCTACGACCTGATGGCGCGGTCGGCGCTGTACGGGTCGCAGGAGCAGTTCCTCGACACCCCGACCCGCGAGAAGGGCCAGTTCCTCGGCGACTCGGTCGACATCTCGAAGGCGATGATGGGCGCGTACGGCGCCCGGCGCCTCACCCGTCAGGCGATCCGCGAGTTCATGTCGTCGCAGGAGCGGTACTGGCCGGACGGGCGCCTCAACGCCGTCTACCCGAACGGCGACGGCAAGCGCGACATCCCGGACTACACCGAGATGTTCCCCGGCTGGGTCTGGGACTACTACGAGCAGTCCGGCGACACGGCGACGCTGACGGACGCGTACCCGGTCATGACGGCCGTCGCGGGCTACGTCCGCCGCCACGTCGACTCCGGGACGGGCCTGGTCACGAACCTCGAAGGCGGTTCGGGCCAGTACAAGTACGGCATCATCGACTGGCCGGCGACCATGCGGTACGGGCACGACATGGACACGGCCGCCCGCACGGTCATCAACGTCCTCGGCGTGGACGTCCTGAACGCCACCGCCCGCGCCGCCGAGACGCTCGGCGAGAAGGACGAGGCCGCCCGGCTGCGCGCCGACGCCGCCGCTCTCACCGAGGCGATCAACGAGCGGCTCCGCCGGGACGACGGCGTCTACATCGACGGCCTGAAGAGCGACGGCGCGCGGAGCGCCCACGCCTCGCAGATCGCGAACGCCTACGCCCTCGCCTACGGGGTCGCGCCCGCCGGGTCGCGCGCGGCGATCGAGGAGTACGTCGCCGGGCTCGGCATGCGGATGGGGCCGATGACCGCGCACCGCCTGCTGGAGGCCCTCGCCGGCCGTCCGGGCGACGTCGTCGAGCGGCTCACCGACACCGAGGGGCCGGGCTGGGGCAACATCCTCGCGCGCGGCGGCACCTTCACGTGGGAGTCGTGGGACGCCCGCGAGGAGGGGCAGAGCCTCTCGCACCCGTGGGGCGCGACGTCGCTCATCGAGATCCAGAAGACGCTGCTCGGCGTCACCGTCACGAGCCCGGCCGCGGCCACGGTCCGGATCGCGCCGCCGGAGTCGGGCGTGGGCGAGGCGTCCGGCACCGTCCCGGTGCAGCGCGGCGACGTCGGCGTGAACTGGAAGCGGAGCGGCCGCGGCCTGTCGCTGACGGTGGACGTCCCGGTGAACGTCCGCGCCGAGGTGCGCGTCCCCGCCCGCTCCGCCCGCGACGTGCACGTCTCCGGCCGCGACCGCGCCCGGTTCGTCCGGATGGAGGACGGCCACGCGGTGTTCGAGGTCGGCTCCGGCCGCGTCCACTTCCGCTCGAACCACCTGTAG
- a CDS encoding glycoside hydrolase family 78 protein produces MRPARSRLLILLPAFVLAATAGGVAPAAADRGGVRVAATTTEYAERPMGIDDARPRFSWQLTSPVRNRRQSAYEIRVASGRAELASADVWTSGKVESSQSVLVPYGGPALEPRTRYHWTVRVWDDSGRPSKWSEPTWWETGLLDGRDLGGEWIGHDAPLPLPTTFTGQNDPSRLRDGTQGQSFTSDEPVTAVSIPMPTWNTSDADATVSLHADGPGGELLAQRRVEDHSDNAEATLELDEPVPAGTYYIEQSAPSGQIGWWGDTGGGYEHGRAYKDGAPVDGDRRFSFQTVSSGADGMSSQLRKEFGVGKKIERARLYSTALGVYTARINGHRVGNDELTPGWTDYAKRVQYQTYDVTKLLRRGGNAIGATLAPGWYSGHIAIFGPGQYGDRPWFRAQLRIDYTDGTSQEIVTDPGWRSAVGPVQTSDLLMGEAYDARKETPGWSGPGFDAAAWKPVLVNEKADPLPVAQSAAPTRVQREIEPVKITGPEKGVHIFDLGQNMVGTVRLRVSGEAGRTVTLRHGEVLNEDGTLYTANLRTAKATDTYTLKGGGTETYEPRYTFHGFRYVEVTGYPGTPDPDAVTGRVMHTDEPFTMSFETDEKMLDRLHGNITWGQRGNFLSVPTDTPARDERMGWSGDINVFGRTATYNMRSARFLTKWMRDMRDAQSADGAFPDVAPKVGFLGGGSAGWGDAGVTVPWNLYRAYGDRRVLEDNYAAMRKWIAYLEEHSDGLLRPASGYGDWLNVDAETPKDVIGTAYFAHSAALVAEVARVLGRTADAERYDDLAGRVRAAFTGAYVTEGGARVKGDTQTAYALALAFGVLPEDAREPAADRLVELIEARGWHLSTGFLGTPELLPVLTGTGHTDVAYRLLHQKTYPSWGYQIGKGATTMWEHWDSIEPDGGFEDPAMNSFNHYAYGAVGEWMYANITGIAPAEPGYRKTVIRPRPGGEVGRAGGRYDSVYGPIETKWSVRHGRFDLTVSVPVNTTAEVWVPARSAADVRQKGAGFLRMQDGSAVFAVGSGSYRFTAPATDTG; encoded by the coding sequence ATGCGACCCGCACGGTCCAGACTCCTCATCCTCCTGCCCGCTTTCGTCCTGGCCGCCACCGCCGGGGGCGTCGCCCCTGCGGCGGCGGACCGCGGCGGCGTGCGCGTCGCCGCGACCACCACCGAGTACGCCGAACGACCGATGGGCATCGACGACGCCCGCCCGCGCTTCTCCTGGCAGTTGACCTCGCCCGTCCGGAATCGGCGCCAGTCGGCGTACGAGATCCGCGTCGCGTCCGGCCGGGCGGAGCTCGCGTCGGCCGACGTCTGGACGAGCGGCAAGGTCGAATCGTCGCAGTCCGTCCTCGTGCCCTACGGCGGGCCGGCGCTCGAACCCCGCACCCGCTACCACTGGACGGTGCGCGTCTGGGACGACTCCGGCCGCCCCTCGAAGTGGAGCGAGCCCACGTGGTGGGAGACCGGCCTGCTGGACGGCCGGGACCTCGGCGGCGAGTGGATCGGGCACGACGCGCCGCTGCCGCTCCCCACGACCTTCACCGGCCAGAACGACCCGTCGCGGCTCAGGGACGGGACGCAGGGGCAGTCGTTCACCTCGGACGAGCCGGTCACCGCGGTGTCGATTCCGATGCCGACCTGGAACACCTCCGACGCCGACGCGACCGTGTCCCTCCACGCGGACGGGCCGGGCGGCGAGCTCCTCGCCCAGCGCCGCGTCGAGGACCACTCCGACAACGCCGAGGCGACCCTCGAACTGGACGAGCCCGTCCCCGCGGGCACGTACTACATCGAGCAGTCGGCTCCGTCCGGCCAGATCGGCTGGTGGGGGGACACCGGAGGCGGCTACGAGCACGGGCGGGCCTACAAGGACGGTGCGCCCGTCGACGGTGATCGCCGGTTCTCGTTCCAGACCGTGTCGTCCGGCGCCGACGGGATGTCCTCGCAGCTCCGCAAGGAGTTCGGCGTCGGGAAGAAGATCGAGCGGGCCCGCCTCTACTCGACCGCGCTCGGCGTCTACACCGCGCGGATCAACGGGCACCGGGTCGGGAACGACGAGCTGACCCCGGGCTGGACGGACTACGCGAAGCGCGTCCAGTACCAGACGTACGACGTGACGAAGCTGCTGCGCAGGGGCGGCAACGCGATCGGCGCGACGCTCGCGCCGGGCTGGTACTCCGGCCACATCGCGATCTTCGGGCCGGGCCAGTACGGCGACCGTCCCTGGTTCCGCGCGCAGTTGCGGATCGACTACACCGACGGGACGTCCCAGGAGATCGTCACCGATCCGGGCTGGCGGAGCGCCGTCGGCCCGGTGCAGACGTCCGACCTGCTGATGGGCGAGGCGTACGACGCCCGGAAGGAGACGCCCGGCTGGAGCGGTCCCGGCTTCGACGCGGCGGCCTGGAAGCCCGTCCTGGTCAACGAGAAGGCCGACCCCCTGCCGGTCGCCCAGTCCGCCGCGCCGACGCGCGTCCAGCGCGAGATCGAGCCCGTGAAGATCACCGGCCCGGAGAAGGGCGTGCACATCTTCGACCTCGGCCAGAACATGGTCGGGACGGTACGGCTGCGCGTGTCCGGCGAGGCGGGGCGGACGGTCACGCTGCGGCACGGCGAGGTCCTCAACGAGGACGGCACCCTCTACACCGCCAACCTGCGCACCGCCAAGGCCACCGACACCTACACGCTCAAGGGCGGCGGCACCGAGACCTACGAACCCCGCTACACCTTCCACGGGTTCCGCTACGTCGAGGTCACCGGCTACCCCGGCACGCCCGACCCCGACGCCGTCACCGGACGGGTCATGCACACCGACGAACCGTTCACCATGTCGTTCGAGACCGACGAGAAGATGCTCGACCGGCTCCACGGCAACATCACGTGGGGCCAGCGCGGCAACTTCCTGAGCGTCCCGACCGACACCCCGGCCCGGGACGAGCGCATGGGCTGGTCCGGCGACATCAACGTCTTCGGCCGGACCGCCACCTACAACATGCGGTCGGCCCGCTTCCTCACCAAGTGGATGCGGGACATGCGGGACGCGCAGTCGGCGGACGGCGCGTTCCCGGACGTCGCGCCGAAGGTCGGCTTCCTCGGCGGCGGCTCGGCCGGCTGGGGCGACGCGGGCGTCACCGTCCCGTGGAACCTGTACCGGGCGTACGGCGACCGCCGGGTCCTGGAGGACAACTACGCGGCGATGCGGAAGTGGATCGCGTACCTGGAGGAGCACAGCGACGGGCTGCTGCGCCCGGCGTCCGGGTACGGCGACTGGCTGAACGTCGACGCCGAGACCCCCAAGGACGTCATCGGCACCGCCTACTTCGCGCACAGCGCCGCCCTCGTCGCCGAGGTCGCCCGCGTGCTGGGCCGGACGGCGGACGCCGAGCGGTACGACGACCTCGCCGGACGGGTCCGCGCCGCGTTCACCGGCGCGTACGTCACCGAGGGCGGCGCCCGCGTCAAGGGCGACACCCAGACCGCCTACGCGCTCGCGCTGGCGTTCGGCGTGCTGCCCGAGGACGCGCGCGAGCCGGCCGCGGACCGTCTCGTCGAGCTGATCGAGGCGCGCGGCTGGCACCTGTCCACCGGGTTCCTCGGGACGCCCGAGCTGCTGCCGGTGCTCACCGGGACCGGGCACACCGACGTCGCGTACCGGCTGCTGCACCAGAAGACGTACCCGTCCTGGGGCTACCAGATCGGCAAGGGCGCGACCACGATGTGGGAGCACTGGGACTCGATCGAACCGGACGGCGGCTTCGAGGACCCGGCGATGAACTCCTTCAACCACTACGCCTACGGCGCCGTCGGCGAGTGGATGTACGCCAACATCACCGGCATCGCCCCGGCCGAGCCCGGCTACCGCAAGACGGTGATCCGCCCGCGTCCCGGCGGCGAGGTCGGCCGCGCCGGCGGCCGCTACGACTCGGTCTACGGCCCGATTGAGACGAAGTGGTCGGTGCGGCACGGCCGCTTCGACCTGACCGTGTCCGTCCCCGTCAACACGACCGCCGAGGTCTGGGTCCCCGCCCGGTCCGCCGCGGACGTGCGGCAGAAGGGGGCCGGGTTCCTGCGCATGCAGGACGGCTCCGCCGTGTTCGCCGTCGGCTCCGGCTCCTACCGCTTCACCGCCCCCGCGACCGACACCGGCTGA